One part of the Desulfonema ishimotonii genome encodes these proteins:
- the cas5b gene encoding type I-B CRISPR-associated protein Cas5b gives MKAYRIHITSWTASFRYPNLISGFQPSLPVPPLSTIYGLISAAAGNYVCASDVAAGYVFRHEGQTIDLETIYQFSVKSPLKTKSNVIRRQILFDTALWLYLEDAEIAERFLTPEFQLLLGRSGDLASVVSVDETELEPEATLDRLRGTVVPMKTVPLGAPIQALPVSFTNEIPRRNMGTRPFFMLEHDFDQPEPIPESGFYDPALGFQIYWHDYRDEMSVM, from the coding sequence ATGAAAGCATACCGAATTCACATTACAAGCTGGACGGCCAGCTTCCGGTATCCCAACCTCATCAGCGGATTTCAGCCGTCTCTGCCCGTGCCCCCGTTGTCCACCATTTACGGTCTGATTTCCGCCGCCGCCGGAAATTATGTTTGTGCATCTGACGTGGCGGCCGGTTATGTGTTCCGGCATGAAGGACAGACAATTGACCTTGAAACCATTTATCAGTTTTCTGTCAAATCACCGTTGAAAACGAAATCCAATGTCATCCGGCGGCAGATTCTGTTTGACACAGCCCTGTGGCTCTATTTGGAAGATGCGGAGATAGCGGAACGTTTCCTTACCCCGGAATTCCAGTTGCTGCTGGGACGGTCAGGTGATCTGGCGTCGGTTGTATCGGTTGACGAAACGGAATTGGAGCCAGAAGCGACACTCGACCGGCTCAGGGGCACGGTTGTTCCCATGAAAACCGTGCCTCTGGGTGCGCCCATTCAGGCCCTGCCGGTCAGTTTCACCAATGAAATTCCCCGGCGGAATATGGGAACGCGGCCCTTTTTCATGCTGGAGCATGATTTTGACCAGCCGGAACCCATTCCCGAAAGCGGTTTTTATGACCCCGCGCTTGGCTTCCAGATTTACTGGCATGATTACCGGGATGAAATGTCAGTGATGTAA
- the cas3 gene encoding CRISPR-associated helicase Cas3' — protein sequence MEDFDFKTVWAKSDGKSLLQHLEDCLCIYRDLTHALPLLPILAKSENFFDWLFCAVYMHDWGKAHIEFQKVLGNCKTLHIADSDQGKAHMEFQKVLRKVKNDWHRNRHEFFSVPFVGMLPFSPDENQLITQAITGHHKDFEALSGYLPSKQKIENYGITASGVNPLDFQENLLKKLNIGYLKALKEKFQTIYGQYAAGNRQFEFQGIDFANQPHPVRAHVRPYLDDGTQPDHKEYWQQMLLIGGLKICDHMGSAEIPGIPRLSETHFGFLKQSDYEWYPHQEVCGQTGGNLFLTAPTGSGKTEAALLWARKQFEAGHQGRIFYVLPYTASINAMHRRLVRDFDGDVSPDQSRHVGILHGKLGQYLSAYFENADDPVEKEGHIQKIKEMHRQVVHPLKVVTPFQILKYFFGVKGFEKGLTELAGAMLIFDEIHAYDMQTFAQISASLEWMRKYMGIRVMVMTATLPAFMLEELRRAVGDSETVRADKALLEKFRRHRAGIVEGNIFHQIPSIRNALEDGKRVIVVCNTVANAQAVYQKLADATEENAVLLHSRFTVEDRLAKEKALFEETDTISLLVGTQAIEVSLDIDFDVMFTEPAPLDALIQRFGRINRRREKGICPVYVCREGGENDGYIYPGELVERTLAVLADVSEIDETLLQTMLDRVYPDWPDKKKYDDVRAAFSDSLTRLRPFMRHKESEAEFYKRFNGVPVMPGKFQELYEKRLRAYELIEAEKLFVSLHQGTFSKLRNNGICKKDAAVVEKKGRLKSVPYWLAQCPYDRNLGLLDNDTEDIEIKKDEDSGGSQTAFF from the coding sequence ATGGAAGATTTTGATTTCAAAACCGTATGGGCTAAATCGGACGGAAAGAGCCTGTTGCAGCACCTTGAGGACTGCCTGTGCATTTATCGTGATCTGACACATGCCTTGCCGCTTCTTCCGATACTGGCAAAGTCGGAGAATTTCTTCGACTGGCTGTTCTGTGCGGTGTATATGCACGACTGGGGCAAAGCCCATATCGAATTTCAGAAAGTCCTTGGAAATTGTAAAACCTTACATATCGCGGATTCGGATCAGGGCAAGGCCCATATGGAATTTCAGAAAGTCCTCAGAAAAGTGAAAAACGACTGGCATCGCAACCGCCATGAGTTTTTCAGCGTGCCCTTTGTCGGAATGCTGCCGTTTTCGCCAGATGAGAACCAACTGATTACCCAGGCCATCACAGGGCACCACAAAGATTTTGAAGCGCTTTCGGGGTATCTGCCCTCAAAGCAGAAGATCGAGAACTATGGTATCACCGCATCAGGGGTAAATCCCCTTGATTTTCAGGAAAATTTGCTGAAAAAGCTGAATATCGGCTACCTGAAAGCGCTTAAAGAGAAATTTCAGACCATATACGGGCAATATGCAGCCGGAAACCGGCAGTTTGAGTTTCAGGGGATTGATTTTGCAAACCAGCCGCACCCGGTCAGAGCCCATGTGCGGCCTTATCTGGACGACGGTACGCAGCCGGACCACAAAGAATACTGGCAGCAGATGCTGCTCATCGGCGGGCTGAAAATCTGTGATCACATGGGATCGGCTGAAATTCCGGGGATTCCGAGACTTTCGGAAACGCATTTCGGTTTTCTGAAGCAGTCGGACTATGAGTGGTATCCGCATCAGGAAGTATGCGGGCAGACCGGGGGCAACCTCTTTCTGACCGCACCGACCGGATCAGGAAAAACCGAGGCCGCCCTGTTATGGGCACGGAAGCAGTTTGAGGCCGGGCATCAGGGCCGGATTTTCTATGTTCTGCCGTATACAGCCTCCATTAACGCCATGCACCGCCGACTGGTCAGGGATTTTGACGGCGATGTTTCTCCCGACCAATCGCGCCATGTCGGCATTCTGCACGGAAAACTGGGCCAGTATCTTTCCGCTTATTTTGAGAACGCTGACGATCCCGTTGAAAAAGAGGGCCATATTCAGAAAATCAAAGAGATGCACCGGCAGGTGGTTCATCCCCTGAAGGTGGTGACGCCGTTTCAGATCCTGAAGTACTTTTTCGGGGTAAAGGGGTTTGAAAAGGGGCTGACCGAACTGGCCGGGGCCATGCTGATCTTTGATGAGATTCACGCCTATGACATGCAGACATTTGCCCAGATTTCAGCTTCTCTGGAGTGGATGCGGAAATATATGGGCATCCGGGTGATGGTGATGACTGCGACCCTGCCTGCCTTTATGCTGGAGGAACTGCGCCGGGCTGTGGGGGACTCTGAAACGGTCCGGGCTGATAAGGCACTGCTGGAAAAATTCAGGCGGCATCGGGCCGGAATTGTCGAAGGAAATATTTTTCATCAGATCCCGTCAATTCGGAACGCACTTGAAGATGGCAAACGGGTGATCGTGGTCTGCAATACCGTCGCCAATGCCCAGGCAGTATATCAGAAGCTGGCTGATGCGACTGAAGAAAATGCCGTGCTGCTCCATTCCCGTTTCACGGTTGAAGACCGGCTGGCAAAGGAGAAAGCGCTTTTTGAGGAGACCGACACCATTTCTCTGCTGGTCGGAACCCAGGCCATTGAGGTCAGCCTGGATATCGACTTTGACGTGATGTTCACCGAGCCGGCTCCCCTCGATGCACTGATTCAGCGCTTCGGGCGTATTAACCGAAGACGGGAAAAAGGCATCTGTCCGGTATATGTGTGCCGGGAGGGCGGTGAAAACGACGGATATATTTATCCGGGAGAACTGGTTGAACGGACGCTGGCGGTATTGGCCGATGTTTCCGAGATTGACGAAACATTGCTCCAGACCATGCTGGACCGGGTTTACCCGGACTGGCCAGATAAGAAAAAATATGATGATGTCCGGGCCGCTTTTTCAGACAGCCTGACACGACTGAGGCCCTTTATGCGGCATAAGGAAAGCGAAGCCGAGTTCTACAAGCGTTTTAACGGGGTTCCGGTGATGCCGGGAAAATTTCAGGAACTGTATGAAAAGCGTTTGCGGGCATATGAGTTAATCGAGGCTGAAAAACTGTTTGTGAGTCTGCACCAGGGGACTTTTTCCAAGCTGCGAAACAATGGCATCTGTAAAAAAGACGCTGCTGTGGTCGAGAAGAAAGGCCGCCTGAAATCCGTTCCCTACTGGCTGGCCCAATGTCCGTATGATCGGAACCTGGGGCTTCTGGACAATGATACCGAAGATATTGAAATCAAAAAAGATGAAGATTCAGGTGGAAGCCAGACGGCATTTTTCTGA
- a CDS encoding CRISPR-associated endonuclease Cas6 → MYKDTLSIKQCVIEVTFDRPLHRAVKSYHLRGAIANLYSDNILFHQHEQSGRVVYEYPQIQYKVINGCALVVGLGKGAEALAQVNMLERELLLGRERYQVASQQVSYSTVSAGISIPHLLYEFVTPWLALNEKNHDRYHRTGDEFRRKRILAKILTGNLLSMSKGLGYTVRAPIETEFLEFREIRTRLKGTPMTAFEGVFAVNFSIPAFWGIGKSASRGFGTIIQYFQADKK, encoded by the coding sequence ATGTATAAAGATACCCTATCCATAAAACAATGTGTCATTGAGGTGACCTTTGATCGCCCCCTTCACCGTGCTGTGAAATCTTATCATCTGCGGGGGGCCATTGCGAATTTATACTCTGATAATATCCTTTTTCACCAGCATGAACAGAGCGGCAGGGTCGTTTATGAGTATCCGCAGATACAATATAAGGTCATTAACGGATGCGCCCTGGTCGTCGGGCTGGGCAAAGGGGCCGAGGCCCTGGCACAGGTCAATATGCTTGAAAGGGAATTGCTTCTGGGCAGAGAAAGATATCAGGTTGCCAGTCAGCAGGTTTCCTATTCCACTGTTTCCGCAGGAATTTCTATCCCGCATCTGCTCTATGAGTTCGTCACCCCCTGGCTGGCGCTGAATGAAAAAAATCACGACCGCTATCACCGGACCGGCGACGAATTTCGGCGAAAGCGCATTTTGGCAAAAATTCTGACTGGCAACCTCCTGTCCATGTCAAAAGGGCTGGGCTATACTGTCAGAGCCCCTATTGAAACTGAGTTTCTGGAATTCAGAGAGATTCGGACACGCCTGAAAGGTACGCCCATGACGGCCTTCGAGGGGGTTTTTGCTGTTAATTTCAGCATCCCGGCGTTCTGGGGGATCGGGAAGTCGGCCTCGCGGGGCTTCGGGACGATAATACAATATTTTCAGGCTGATAAGAAATGA
- the cas4 gene encoding CRISPR-associated protein Cas4 — MDSRTDHNDTESTDSDFSVTATHILEYLFCPRFTYFEEVLDIPERQGKRFKVQKGREIHEEVRKQNPDYLRKKFGVKDKKSDVYLSATGIRGIVDEVLFLDEGTAAPLDYKYAEYKERSFKNHRFQLVFYGRLIQENYDVPVRKGFLVYTRSRNKLVEVAITEKMYAELDGIIRDLRRIIRRGFYPEPTKYRARCGDCCYRNICEQVI; from the coding sequence ATGGACTCACGCACAGATCACAATGACACGGAATCCACCGACTCTGATTTTTCCGTCACAGCCACCCACATTCTGGAGTATCTTTTCTGTCCCCGTTTCACCTATTTTGAGGAGGTACTGGACATCCCGGAGCGTCAGGGGAAGCGCTTCAAGGTGCAGAAAGGCCGCGAGATTCACGAGGAAGTGCGAAAACAGAACCCGGATTATCTGCGGAAAAAGTTCGGTGTGAAGGACAAAAAGAGCGATGTGTATCTGTCCGCCACGGGAATCCGGGGAATCGTGGACGAGGTGCTGTTTTTGGATGAGGGGACTGCTGCGCCATTGGATTATAAATACGCGGAATACAAGGAAAGGAGTTTTAAGAATCACCGGTTTCAACTGGTGTTTTACGGGCGTCTGATTCAGGAGAATTATGATGTGCCGGTCAGGAAAGGATTTCTTGTCTACACGCGGAGTCGGAATAAACTGGTTGAGGTGGCGATTACGGAGAAGATGTATGCGGAACTGGATGGGATTATCCGGGATCTGAGGCGGATTATTCGACGCGGTTTTTACCCCGAGCCTACGAAATACAGGGCACGGTGCGGGGATTGCTGTTATCGGAATATCTGCGAGCAGGTGATTTGA